The proteins below are encoded in one region of Telopea speciosissima isolate NSW1024214 ecotype Mountain lineage chromosome 10, Tspe_v1, whole genome shotgun sequence:
- the LOC122643826 gene encoding polygalacturonase inhibitor-like has protein sequence MDASRPSTLLSFLLTLFLSLSFLPTPSSSRSWASSDVRCNKHDYKALMHIKAAFQNPYHLASWIPDTDCCKWNNVECDSTNDRIVQLTIYHANISGEIPSEVGDLRYLKTLVFQHIPNLTGNIPDTITKLKYLITLRLSWNNLSGPIPSFLGKLTNLQFLELNYNQFTDSIPSSLHDLHRLEVLHLDRNKLTGPIPRSFRKFKQSMSLYLSHNNLSGEIPDELGNVSFVTIDLSRNKLEGDASMLFNSTRSTQKIDLSRNMFAFNLSNVEFDTTLQYLDISHNKIYGSIPPEAITGLDLQYLNVSYNRLCGKIPQGGKVQNFDSYSFYHNNCLCGSPLAACKEQPLTVQKVFDYHQLATV, from the coding sequence ATGGATGCCAGTCGTCCTTCcactcttctctccttcctgtTGACTCTCTTCCTGAGCCTGTCCTTTCTCCcaacaccttcttcttctcgatCTTGGGCATCATCAGATGTTCGCTGCAACAAACACGACTACAAAGCACTGATGCATATCAAAGCAGCATTTCAAAACCCATACCACTTGGCTTCTTGGATCCCCGACACCGATTGCTGCAAGTGGAACAACGTCGAGTGCGACTCCACCAATGACCGCATCGTCCAGCTCACCATCTACCATGCCAACATTTCCGGTGAAATCCCTTCCGAGGTGGGCGATCTTCGATACCTCAAAACCCTCGTCTTCCAACACATCCCCAATCTCACCGGAAACATCCCTGACACCATTACAAAGCTCAAGTATCTCATCACGCTCCGACTCAGCTGGAACAACCTCTCTGGTCCAATCCCTTCTTTCCTAGGCAAACTCACCAACCTCCAATTCCTGGAGCTCAACTACAACCAGTTCACAGATTCCATCCCTTCCTCCCTCCACGACCTCCACAGATTAGAAGTTCTACACCTCGACCGTAACAAGCTCACCGGACCAATCCCCAGATCTTTCAGGAAATTCAAACAGTCTATGTCCCTCTACCTTTCTCACAACAATCTCTCCGGTGAGATCCCCGATGAGTTAGGAAACGTAAGTTTCGTCACGATCGATTTATCTCGGAACAAGCTTGAAGGTGACGCTTCCATGTTGTTCAATTCAACTAGGTCTACTCAGAAGATTGATCTGTCGAGGAACATGTTTGCCTTTAATCTATCGAATGTGGAATTTGACACGACCTTGCAGTATTTGGACATTTCACACAACAAGATCTATGGGAGTATACCACCAGAGGCAATAACGGGATTGGATTTGCAGTACTTGAATGTGAGTTATAATCGGTTGTGTGGGAAAATACCTCAAGGTGGGAAGGTTCAGAACTTCGATTCCTACTCTTTCTACCATAACAACTGCCTCTGTGGTTCACCGCTCGCTGCTTGTAAGGAACAACCGTTGACGGTACAAAAGGTCTTTGACTACCATCAGTTAGCCACCGTCTGa
- the LOC122643827 gene encoding probable leucine-rich repeat receptor-like protein kinase At1g35710, with translation MEASPTGATLLSFLFTLFLLSFLPTPSSSSFASPSLATTCVRCHKHDYKALMQIKAALGNPNHMASWIPDTDCCNWNNVECHSTTNRIVQLTIFKADISGQIPCEVGKLRYLKTLVFQHIPNLTGNIPETITELKYLTTLRLSWNSLSGPIPSFLRKLTNLNFLELNYNQFTGCIPSSLYSLHRLKALHLDRNKLTGTIPESFGKFKQSISLYLSHNNLCGQIPESLWYVDFVTIDLSWNKLEGDASMLFKAYGSIQTIDLSWNMFEFNLSKVKFAMNLQYLDISHNNIFGSILEESITGLDLQYLDVSYNHRLCGKIPSFLSKLTNLDYLDLSFNQFTGSITSSLSSLLNLTVLHLDSNNLTGTIPESFGNFKQSLNLYLSDNQISGKIPTSLGNVDFVAIDLSRNKLQGDASMVFKENGLTQKIDLSRNMFDFDLSKVEFDTNLQHLDISHNKISGEIPTSLGNVDFVTIDLSQNKLQGDASMVFKANGLAQKIDLSKNMFDFDLSKVEFSTNLQHLDISHNKISGEIPTSIGNVDFVTIDLSRNKLQGDASMVFKENGLAQKIDLSRNMFDFDLSKVEFGTDLQHLDISHNKISGEIPTSLGNVDFVTIDLSRNKLQGDASVVFKANGLTQKIDLSRNMFYFDLSKVELGTNLQHLDISHNKIFGEIPTSLGKVDFVTIDLSRNKLQGDASMVFKANGLNRKIDLSRNMFDFNLSKVEFTTNLQYLDISHNKIYGSIPEAITGLDLQYLNVSYNRLCGKIPQGENVQNFDSYSFYNNKCLCGSPLPACKEQPSTSQKVHKIARDQK, from the exons ATGGAAGCCAGTCCTACGGGGGCcacccttctctccttcctcttcactctcttcctcttgtccTTTCTCCcaacaccttcttcttcttcttttgcttctccATCTTTGGCCACTACATGTGTTCGCTGCCACAAACACGACTACAAAGCACTGATGCAGATCAAAGCAGCACTTGGCAACCCAAACCACATGGCTTCTTGGATCCCCGACACCGATTGCTGCAACTGGAACAACGTCGAGTGCCACTCCACCACCAATCGCATCGTCCAGCTCACCATCTTCAAAGCCGACATTTCCGGCCAAATCCCTTGCGAGGTGGGTAAGCTTCGTTACCTCAAAACCCTCGTCTTCCAACACATCCCCAATCTCACCGGAAACATCCCTGAAACCATTACAGAACTCAAGTATCTCACCACACTCCGACTCAGCTGGAACAGCCTCTCTGGTCCAATCCCTTCTTTCCTAAGAAAACTCACAAACCTCAACTTCCTCGAGCTCAACTACAACCAGTTCACAGGTTGCATCCCTTCCTCCCTCTATTCCCTCCATAGATTAAAAGCTCTCCACCTCGACCGTAACAAGCTCACCGGAACAATCCCCGAATCTTTCGGGAAATTCAAACAGTCTATATCCCTCTACCTCTCTCACAACAATCTCTGCGGTCAGATCCCCGAATCGTTATGGTATGTAGATTTCGTCACGATCGATTTATCTTGGAACAAGCTTGAAGGGGACGCTTCGATGTTGTTCAAGGCATATGGGTCGATTCAGACGATTGATCTTTCGTGGAACATGTTCGAATTTAATCTATCGAAGGTGAAATTCGCCATGAACTTGCAATATTTGGACATTTCACACAACAACATCTTTGGGAGTATACTAGAAGAATCGATTACGGGATTGGATTTGCAGTACCTGGACGTGAGTTATAATCATCGGTTGTGTGGGAAAATCCCTTCCTTCCTAAGCAAACTCACCAATCTCGACTACCTCGACCTCTCCTTTAACCAATTCACCGGTTCGATCACTTCCTCCCTTTCCTCCCTCCTCAATTTAACAGTTCTCCACCTCGACAGTAACAATCTCACCGGAACAATCCCCGAATCATTCGGAAATTTCAAACAGTCTTTAAACCTCTACCTCTCTGACAACCAGATCTCCGGTAAGATTCCCACATCGTTAGGAAATGTGGATTTTGTCGCGATCGATTTAAGTCGGAACAAGCTTCAAGGTGACGCTTCGATGGTGTTCAAGGAAAATGGGTTGACTCAGAAGATTGATCTGTCGAGGAACATGTTTGACTTTGATCTATCGAAGGTGGAATTCGACACGAACTTGCAGCATTTGGACATTTCACACAACAAGATCTCTGGTGAGATTCCCACATCGTTAGGGAACGTGGATTTCGTCACGATCGATTTAAGTCAGAACAAGCTTCAAGGTGACGCTTCGATGGTGTTCAAGGCAAATGGGTTGGCTCAAAAGATTGATCTATCAAAGAACATGTTTGACTTTGACCTATCGAAGGTGGAATTCAGCACAAACTTGCAGCATTTGGACATTTCACACAACAAAATCTCCGGTGAGATTCCCACATCAATAGGGAACGTGGATTTCGTTACGATCGATTTAAGTCGGAACAAGCTTCAAGGTGATGCTTCGATGGTATTCAAGGAAAATGGGTTGGCTCAGAAGATTGATCTATCGAGGAACATGTTTGATTTTGATCTATCGAAGGTGGAATTCGGCACGGACTTGCAGCATTTGGACATTTCACACAACAAGATCTCCGGTGAGATTCCCACATCGTTAGGGAACGTGGATTTCGTCACAATCGATTTAAGTCGGAACAAGCTTCAAGGTGATGCTTCGGTGGTGTTCAAGGCAAATGGGTTGACTCAGAAGATTGATCTGTCGAGGAATATGTTTTACTTTGATCTATCGAAGGTGGAATTAGGCACGAACTTGCAGCATTTGGACATTTCACACAACAAGATCTTCGGTGAGATTCCCACATCGTTAGGGAAAGTGGATTTCGTCACGATCGATTTAAGTCGGAACAAGCTTCAAGGTGACGCTTCAATGGTGTTCAAGGCAAATGGGTTGAATCGGAAGATTGATCTGTCGAGGAACATGTTTGACTTTAATCTATCAAAG GTGGAATTCACCACGAACTTGCAGTATTTGGAC